One Centropristis striata isolate RG_2023a ecotype Rhode Island chromosome 22, C.striata_1.0, whole genome shotgun sequence genomic window carries:
- the cd36 gene encoding platelet glycoprotein 4, with protein sequence MGCCNRRCGLIAGAVFGAVVAILGGVLIPLGDIVIEGTVEKESVIENGTTAHDNWVATGAKVYRQFWFFDVQNPQEVVQNGATPVVVEKGPYTYRTRYLAKENITYNPNNTVSFLLPYGAIFEPSMSVGSDQDKVTSLNLAVAGAYSLVPKPLHVVIEKLIKDTNSSLFQNRTVHEMLWGYTDPILKGELGLFAPYNGTYDGYYNVFNGKDDISKVGIIDRWRGERSLQFWGNKYCDMINGTDASSFPPFVDKKKPLYFFSSDICRSVSASFQESLVLKGIEVYRYTLLSSTLASPVVNLDNACFCRDPKTTKNCTMAGVLDISSCQDGKPIYISLPHFLHGSESLLQAVNGLSPSLEQHFTYFDVEPITGFTLRFAKRIQVNMMYGPSKVITVLKKVKDYTIFPVVWLNETAELDEETADRFKKELFSRVQMLEMIQMALLGSGVIIFVLCLISYCCVRRSEGKIA encoded by the exons ATGGGCTGCTGTAACAGAAGGTGCGGGCTGATAGCCGGAGCTGTGTTTGGGGCGGTGGTTGCCATCCTGGGAGGTGTACTTATCCCACTGGGGGACATCGTCATTGAGGGGACAGTGGAGAAG GAATCCGTCATTGAGAATGGAACGACAGCTCATGACAACTGGGTGGCTACAGGGGCAAAAGTGTACAGGCAGTTCTGGTTTTTTGACGTGCAAAACCCCCAGGAGGTGGTGCAGAATGGGGCGACTCCAGTGGTAGTGGAAAAAGGACCTTACACATACAG GACAAGATATCTTGCAAAAGAGAACATCACATACAACCCCAATAATACAGTCTCCTTCCTGCTGCCTTATGGCGCCATCTTCGAGCCGTCCATGTCCGTGGGATCAGACCAAGACAAAGTCACCTCCCTCAACCTGGCTGTGGCT GGAGCTTATTCTCTGGTTCCAAAACCACTTCATGTGGTCATTGAGAAACTGATAAAGGATACCAACTCATCCTTGTTCCAGAACCGTACAGTCCATGAAATGTTGTGGGGTTACACTGACCCCATACTGAAAGGAGAGCTGGGGCTATTTGCACCT TACAATGGTACATATGATGGCTACTACAATGTCTTCAATGGGAAGGATGACATCTCAAAAGTGGGAATAATTGACAGATGGCGGGGCGAGAG GAGTTTACAATTCTGGGGAAACAAGTACTGTGACATGATCAACGGGACAG ACGCTTCTTCATTCCCTCCCTTTGTGGACAAGAAGAAGCCTCTCTATTTCTTCTCATCAGACATCTGCAG GTCTGTGTCGGCTAGCTTTCAGGAGAGCCTGGTTCTGAAAGGGATTGAAGTGTACCGCTACACCCTGCTGAGCAGCACTTTGGCCTCCCCTGTGGTAAACCTAGACAACGCTTGTTTCTGTAGAGATCCAAAGACCACCAAGAACTGCACCATGGCTGGAGTTCTGGACATCAGCTCCTGCCAAGACg GAAAACCCATCTACATCTCCCTGCCCCACTTCCTCCATGGCAGCGAGTCCCTGCTACAGGCTGTGAATGGTCTCAGTCCCAGCTTGGAGCAACATTTCACCTACTTCGATGTGGAACCT ATAACCGGGTTCACCTTGAGGTTTGCCAAAAGAATTCAAGTGAACATGATGTATGGACCATCGAAGGTCATCAC GGTGCTTAAGAAAGTCAAGGATTATACCATATTCCCTGTTGTTTGGCTGAACGAg ACGGCTGAGTTGGATGAAGAAACAGCAGACCGGTTTAAGAAGGAGCTTTTCTCCCGTGTCCAGATGTTGGAGATGATACAGATGGCTCTGCTGGGCTCAGGTGTGATCATCTTCGTCCTGTGCCTCATCTCCTACTGCTGCGTGAGGAGAAGCGAAGGCAAGATCGCGTAA